From Thermoflavifilum aggregans, a single genomic window includes:
- a CDS encoding TAT-variant-translocated molybdopterin oxidoreductase — MSEKKYWKGLEELYNTPSYQKTVRNEFREELPFGEEIEGLMNAKTPRRDFLKYLGFSITAATIAASCEIQVRKAIPYINKPVDITPGVPNYYASTYAQDGDYCPIVVKTLDGRPIKIEGNTSSSITRGGTSAMVQASVLSLYDTARLRYPMIQGKEATWEELDKAVMQGLASLGGSPVVLLTTTLMSPATEQLIQEFIQKYPGTRHVTYDAVSYAGMLLANEACYGKRAIPSYHFENAKAIVSLGADFLGTWLSPVEFASQYAQTRKIKGKKADLSQHIQFESYMSLTGANADYRYTHRPSQQPAVVLNLYNAVAQALSKPQLSNVPALQDESLQKGIQRAARLLASHPGEALVVCGSNNPQVQIVVNGLNEMLGAGGKTIDWNAPVNYRKGIDADMQQLVADMEAGKIGAVLIYGANPVYDYYDGQRFAEALKKVKLTVSFNERKDETTVLCQYVAPDHHYLENWGDAEPKAGYYSFMQPTIFPLFKTRAFQESLLAWMGQTPDWHGYLMKFWEPKLGGLEAWEEALQNGVIEPKQVSLAGAPFKGDVQAAAAQLAAQQPKTGELELVLYEKVGIRGGRWANNPWLQEMPDPISKCTWDNYVCISPALAWKLGVSINRFNENDLNRPVARISAAGKEITLPVLVLPGMPKDVIAVAVGYGRSSEVGKAAGGVGKNAYPWAGYNSQTGTYEYYQPAVSLAITGETYPLAITQTHNSFEGRPIILETTQKQYNEDPGEATREQREERERYGGENYDTQGTLYPNLYDFPGLKWGMSIDLNSCIGCGACTIACQAENNVAVVGKDRVMAHQEMHWIRIDRYFSGDPENPQVVFQPMLCQQCDNAPCENVCPVAATNHSDEGLNQMIYNRCIGTRYCMNNCPYKVRRFNWRDWWGSTSFGGTKDTADMESELTRMVLNPDVTVRGRGVMEKCTFCVQRLQDAKLAAKKAGRPLMDGEAMTACQQACPTQAIVFGNVQDPGAAISQLREENKETRLYYVLDDLHTLPNVNYLVKVVNKDPGDFYVEPVQHVL; from the coding sequence ATGAGCGAAAAAAAATACTGGAAAGGATTGGAGGAGTTGTATAACACCCCTTCTTACCAGAAGACGGTCAGGAATGAATTTCGCGAAGAATTGCCTTTCGGGGAAGAGATTGAGGGGTTGATGAATGCAAAGACTCCACGACGGGATTTCCTGAAATATCTCGGGTTCAGTATTACAGCAGCTACTATTGCCGCCAGTTGCGAGATCCAGGTAAGAAAAGCCATTCCCTATATCAACAAGCCGGTGGATATTACGCCCGGTGTTCCCAATTATTATGCATCCACTTATGCGCAGGATGGTGATTATTGCCCGATTGTGGTGAAAACCCTGGATGGACGTCCGATTAAGATTGAAGGGAATACTTCTTCTTCCATCACCCGTGGCGGAACATCGGCCATGGTACAGGCATCGGTATTGAGCCTGTATGATACGGCCAGGTTGCGGTATCCGATGATTCAGGGAAAAGAAGCTACCTGGGAAGAGCTGGATAAGGCCGTAATGCAGGGCCTGGCCAGCCTGGGAGGATCTCCTGTGGTGTTATTGACCACTACCCTGATGAGCCCTGCCACTGAACAGCTGATTCAGGAATTCATCCAGAAATATCCTGGAACCCGCCATGTGACCTATGATGCTGTTTCCTATGCGGGTATGCTGCTGGCTAATGAAGCTTGCTACGGCAAAAGGGCTATCCCTTCTTATCATTTTGAAAATGCTAAAGCCATTGTGAGCCTGGGGGCCGATTTCCTGGGCACGTGGCTTTCGCCAGTAGAATTTGCCAGCCAGTATGCACAGACCCGGAAAATCAAGGGTAAGAAGGCTGATCTCAGCCAGCATATTCAGTTTGAAAGTTACATGAGTCTCACAGGCGCCAACGCCGATTATCGTTATACACACAGGCCATCCCAACAGCCTGCTGTTGTGTTGAATCTTTACAATGCTGTGGCGCAGGCTTTGAGTAAACCCCAGCTGTCCAATGTTCCGGCTTTGCAGGATGAATCCCTGCAAAAAGGTATTCAGCGGGCTGCCAGGCTGCTGGCTTCCCATCCCGGTGAGGCTTTGGTGGTGTGTGGTTCCAACAACCCCCAGGTGCAGATTGTGGTCAATGGCCTGAATGAAATGCTGGGAGCCGGAGGCAAAACAATTGACTGGAATGCGCCGGTCAACTACCGCAAAGGCATTGACGCCGATATGCAGCAGCTGGTAGCCGATATGGAAGCCGGCAAAATTGGTGCTGTGCTGATTTACGGTGCTAATCCGGTTTATGACTATTATGACGGGCAACGATTTGCCGAAGCCCTCAAAAAAGTGAAACTAACCGTTTCGTTTAACGAACGGAAAGATGAAACCACCGTACTTTGCCAATATGTAGCTCCGGATCATCATTATCTGGAAAACTGGGGCGATGCCGAACCTAAGGCAGGCTACTACAGCTTCATGCAGCCCACTATTTTCCCTCTGTTTAAAACACGTGCTTTTCAGGAAAGCCTGCTTGCCTGGATGGGTCAAACGCCTGACTGGCATGGCTATCTGATGAAATTCTGGGAGCCGAAGCTGGGCGGATTGGAAGCATGGGAAGAAGCTTTGCAGAACGGAGTGATAGAACCCAAACAGGTGAGTTTGGCCGGAGCACCCTTCAAAGGCGATGTACAGGCTGCAGCTGCTCAGCTTGCTGCACAGCAGCCGAAGACAGGTGAGCTGGAATTGGTGTTGTATGAAAAAGTGGGTATCCGGGGAGGCCGCTGGGCCAATAATCCCTGGTTGCAAGAAATGCCAGATCCCATCAGCAAGTGTACCTGGGATAATTACGTGTGCATTTCGCCGGCACTGGCCTGGAAACTGGGTGTTTCCATCAACCGGTTTAATGAGAACGATCTGAATCGTCCTGTAGCCCGCATATCAGCGGCCGGCAAGGAAATAACCCTCCCCGTGCTAGTATTGCCCGGTATGCCCAAAGACGTGATTGCTGTAGCTGTTGGCTATGGAAGAAGTTCCGAAGTAGGAAAAGCTGCCGGAGGTGTGGGTAAGAACGCATATCCCTGGGCAGGCTACAACAGCCAGACCGGTACCTATGAGTATTACCAGCCCGCTGTTAGCCTGGCTATTACAGGTGAAACCTATCCGCTGGCTATTACCCAGACCCATAACAGCTTTGAAGGCCGTCCCATTATTCTGGAAACCACTCAAAAACAATACAATGAGGATCCGGGTGAAGCTACTCGGGAGCAGCGGGAAGAACGGGAAAGATATGGTGGTGAAAATTATGATACACAGGGTACCTTGTATCCCAACCTGTACGATTTTCCCGGGCTGAAATGGGGCATGTCCATCGACTTGAATAGTTGCATAGGCTGTGGGGCCTGCACGATTGCCTGCCAGGCTGAAAACAATGTAGCAGTAGTTGGTAAGGATCGGGTAATGGCACATCAAGAAATGCACTGGATTCGCATTGACCGGTATTTTTCAGGAGATCCGGAAAATCCGCAGGTTGTCTTTCAACCTATGCTTTGCCAGCAATGTGATAATGCACCCTGTGAAAATGTGTGTCCGGTGGCAGCTACCAACCACAGTGATGAAGGTCTGAACCAGATGATCTATAACCGCTGTATTGGTACGCGCTATTGCATGAACAACTGCCCGTACAAGGTGCGGCGCTTTAACTGGCGTGATTGGTGGGGGTCGACCAGCTTTGGAGGTACCAAAGATACGGCCGATATGGAAAGCGAACTTACCCGTATGGTATTGAATCCGGATGTAACCGTGCGGGGCCGTGGGGTGATGGAAAAATGTACCTTCTGCGTGCAGCGCTTGCAGGATGCGAAACTGGCTGCCAAGAAAGCCGGTCGTCCTCTGATGGATGGAGAAGCTATGACGGCTTGCCAGCAGGCATGTCCTACACAGGCTATCGTATTCGGCAATGTACAAGATCCTGGAGCTGCCATCAGCCAGCTTCGTGAAGAAAACAAAGAAACGCGGCTCTACTACGTGCTCGACGATTTGCATACTTTACCAAATGTCAATTATCTGGTCAAGGTAGTAAACAAGGATCCGGGTGATTTTTACGTAGAGCCTGTACAACATGTATTGTAA